The following coding sequences lie in one Heyndrickxia oleronia genomic window:
- a CDS encoding ABC transporter ATP-binding protein, with protein sequence MSTEANLKNQSPLLEVRNLETAFSIEGKLYNAVDNVSFSVKPKQIVGVVGESGCGKSVMSLSVMKLLPKGIGSIRNGEVVFEGKNIAQMSDKEMNKIRGKDISMIFQEPMTSLNPVFTIGYQLQETLFNHMSISKKEAREKSIALLKSVGISRPEKIVDEYPHQLSGGMRQRVMIAIAIACQPKLLIADEPTTALDVTVQAQILDLLKEIQEVNDMAVIMITHDLGVVAEMCDEVIVMYAGKIVERTDVDTLFHNPKHPYTELLMNAIPKMDEEVETLSTIEGIVPSLQKMPQVGCRFANRCPKAMPECKTITPQLAEIEAGHEVSCLLYETSKPKEGAMV encoded by the coding sequence ATGAGCACGGAAGCAAACTTAAAAAATCAATCACCACTACTTGAGGTGAGGAATTTAGAAACAGCCTTCAGTATTGAAGGCAAATTATATAATGCAGTTGATAATGTATCCTTCAGTGTGAAGCCAAAACAAATTGTTGGTGTTGTAGGAGAATCCGGTTGCGGAAAGAGTGTAATGTCCTTATCAGTAATGAAGCTTCTTCCTAAGGGAATTGGTTCAATTCGTAATGGTGAGGTTGTATTCGAGGGGAAAAATATTGCACAGATGTCGGACAAAGAAATGAATAAGATTCGTGGAAAAGATATATCAATGATTTTCCAAGAGCCAATGACATCTTTGAATCCAGTTTTTACAATTGGTTATCAATTACAAGAGACACTTTTTAACCATATGAGCATTTCAAAAAAAGAAGCGCGTGAAAAAAGCATTGCTTTATTGAAAAGTGTTGGTATCTCTCGACCAGAAAAAATTGTTGATGAATACCCGCATCAATTATCTGGTGGTATGAGACAACGTGTCATGATTGCCATTGCCATTGCATGCCAACCTAAGCTGTTAATTGCTGATGAACCAACAACAGCTTTAGATGTTACGGTTCAAGCACAAATCTTAGATTTATTGAAAGAAATCCAAGAAGTGAACGATATGGCTGTTATTATGATCACTCACGACTTGGGAGTCGTTGCTGAAATGTGTGACGAAGTAATCGTCATGTATGCAGGGAAGATCGTTGAGAGAACAGATGTTGATACATTATTTCACAATCCAAAACACCCATATACAGAATTGCTTATGAATGCAATTCCGAAAATGGATGAAGAGGTAGAAACATTAAGTACGATTGAGGGGATCGTTCCTTCGCTTCAAAAGATGCCTCAAGTAGGCTGTCGTTTTGCGAATCGTTGCCCGAAAGCAATGCCAGAATGCAAAACAATAACACCGCAGCTTGCGGAAATTGAAGCGGGTCATGAGGTTTCCTGTTTGCTTTATGAAACAAGCAAACCAAAAGAGGGGGCAATGGTTTAA
- a CDS encoding DUF2268 domain-containing protein produces the protein MGPIGVIRTDQWLEELMDQPEKICKKIDPTIKNSRAYYEYLQFFGMYRPHRRSKDLLEVLKEKQAWEKMDRYYKKYKKLWSGPEIDIYILPINKYNHGLIRQTNGKSGVTFKDKILFFIGEIDDEKEWEALFIHEYNHATRMQHMKGNALNYTLLDSLVLEGLAEYAVEHYCGEKYLAKWTKGYSDKMLKKFWKSDFESRLTLKKINPLHDDLLFGRKLVPHMIGYAIGYKIISEYNKKTIYSINKLFSVPSENLNFSNIFND, from the coding sequence GTGGGTCCTATTGGGGTAATTCGTACAGATCAATGGTTAGAAGAGTTAATGGATCAACCAGAAAAAATTTGTAAGAAAATTGATCCCACAATTAAAAATTCTCGTGCCTATTATGAATATTTGCAGTTCTTTGGTATGTATCGGCCCCATAGACGCTCAAAGGATTTATTAGAAGTATTAAAGGAAAAACAGGCATGGGAGAAGATGGACCGCTATTATAAGAAATACAAAAAGCTCTGGAGCGGTCCTGAGATTGATATTTATATTTTACCTATTAACAAATACAATCATGGATTAATCCGCCAAACAAATGGAAAGTCAGGGGTTACTTTTAAAGATAAAATTTTATTTTTTATAGGTGAAATAGATGATGAAAAAGAATGGGAAGCATTATTCATCCATGAATATAATCATGCAACTAGAATGCAACATATGAAAGGGAATGCACTGAACTATACATTGCTTGACTCCTTGGTATTAGAAGGGTTAGCTGAGTATGCAGTGGAACATTATTGTGGTGAAAAGTATTTAGCAAAGTGGACCAAAGGCTATAGTGATAAGATGTTAAAAAAGTTTTGGAAAAGTGACTTTGAAAGTAGATTAACATTAAAGAAGATAAATCCATTACATGATGATTTACTTTTTGGAAGAAAGCTTGTACCCCATATGATTGGATATGCTATAGGATATAAGATAATTTCTGAATATAATAAAAAAACTATATATTCTATTAATAAACTGTTTTCAGTTCCTTCAGAAAATTTAAACTTTAGTAATATTTTTAATGATTAA